The following coding sequences lie in one Thermosulfuriphilus ammonigenes genomic window:
- the katG gene encoding catalase/peroxidase HPI, which translates to MERETLKKAPLTSGGRKKESWWSYRVNLAPLRRNEARSNPYGEGFNYAEEFQKLDLRAVKEDLRRLMTDSKEWWPADFGHYGPLFVHLAWHSAGSYRLFDGRGGARGAYMRLAPRNSWPDNVNLDKAMRLLWPVKKKYGRRLSWADLLILAGNVALESMGVKLMGFAGGRPDVWERDEVTYWGSESEWLSDETRRREKGIEDPLSATQMGLIYVNPEGPGGNPDPEAAAREIRAIFARMGMNDEETVALIAGGHSFGKCHGAAGEEYLGPEPEEAELEEQGLGWRYHYGSGKGPDTFTSGFEGAWTVTPIKFGINFLHNLFKYEWELVKSPAGKHQWVAKEAPEIIPDAHDPARKHKPFMLTTDLALRYDPIYEKIARRFLENPEEFERAFARAWFKLTHRDLGPRSFYQGPEVPEEVFPWQDPLPERHFDLIEEEEIKELKQKILSSGLEISELVFVAWASASTFRASDLRGGANGARIHLHPLKDWEVNNPPLLEKVLRVLEGIQRDFNSSQKSSKQVSLADLIVLGGCAAVEEAARRGGVEVSVPFVPGRVDIIQEDLDEESWRYMEPLADAFRNYLSPRAPLSPEEMLVDKAELLSLTVPETVVLLGGLRVLKTNWDGSSHGVFTERPGVLTNDFLVNLLDMDIVWKPTDESRSLFEGYDRLTGKLRFTATRVDLLFGHHSELRAVAEAYAADDGGEKFLKDFAAAWAKVMNLDRFNLKV; encoded by the coding sequence ATGGAAAGAGAAACCCTCAAAAAAGCTCCTCTTACCAGCGGGGGGCGTAAGAAGGAGAGTTGGTGGTCTTATCGGGTGAATTTGGCGCCTCTTAGGCGAAACGAGGCTCGATCCAATCCTTATGGAGAGGGCTTCAACTATGCTGAGGAGTTTCAAAAGCTTGACTTAAGGGCGGTAAAAGAGGATCTGCGTCGTTTGATGACCGACTCCAAGGAGTGGTGGCCCGCAGACTTTGGACATTACGGGCCACTATTTGTGCATCTGGCCTGGCACAGTGCCGGTTCCTATCGGCTCTTCGATGGTCGAGGTGGTGCCCGGGGGGCTTACATGAGGCTTGCCCCCCGCAACAGCTGGCCCGACAATGTCAACCTGGATAAAGCCATGCGTCTTCTCTGGCCTGTAAAAAAGAAATATGGGCGCCGACTCTCCTGGGCTGATCTCCTAATCCTGGCCGGAAATGTGGCTCTGGAGTCCATGGGGGTGAAACTCATGGGTTTTGCCGGCGGACGTCCCGATGTCTGGGAGCGCGACGAAGTTACCTACTGGGGTTCCGAAAGCGAATGGCTCTCTGATGAGACCCGCAGGCGGGAAAAGGGGATAGAAGATCCCCTTTCTGCCACCCAGATGGGGCTCATCTACGTCAACCCCGAGGGGCCGGGTGGCAACCCGGATCCTGAGGCGGCTGCTCGGGAAATCCGGGCCATCTTCGCCCGCATGGGGATGAACGACGAGGAGACCGTGGCCCTCATTGCCGGAGGACACAGCTTCGGAAAATGCCATGGGGCCGCCGGAGAGGAGTATCTGGGTCCGGAGCCCGAGGAGGCTGAGCTTGAGGAGCAGGGCCTGGGCTGGCGCTACCACTACGGCTCTGGAAAAGGGCCGGATACCTTTACCAGTGGTTTTGAAGGGGCCTGGACGGTAACTCCTATCAAATTCGGCATCAACTTTCTGCACAACCTCTTCAAGTACGAATGGGAGCTTGTCAAAAGTCCGGCGGGAAAACATCAGTGGGTGGCTAAAGAGGCCCCAGAGATTATTCCCGATGCCCACGATCCGGCCAGGAAGCACAAGCCTTTTATGCTCACTACCGATCTGGCCCTTCGTTACGACCCCATCTACGAAAAGATCGCCCGCCGTTTTCTGGAAAACCCTGAAGAGTTTGAAAGAGCCTTTGCCCGGGCCTGGTTCAAGCTTACGCACCGCGACCTCGGCCCCCGGAGTTTTTATCAGGGGCCCGAGGTGCCAGAGGAGGTCTTCCCCTGGCAGGATCCCCTACCGGAGAGGCACTTTGACCTCATAGAGGAAGAAGAGATCAAAGAACTTAAGCAAAAGATACTTTCCTCCGGCCTTGAGATTTCGGAACTTGTCTTTGTCGCCTGGGCCTCGGCCTCCACCTTTCGGGCCAGTGACCTTCGCGGCGGGGCTAATGGGGCCCGCATTCACCTTCACCCCCTAAAAGACTGGGAGGTGAACAATCCCCCACTTCTTGAAAAGGTTTTGCGCGTCCTTGAGGGAATCCAGAGGGACTTCAACTCTTCTCAAAAGAGCAGCAAACAGGTCTCCCTGGCGGATTTAATTGTCCTTGGCGGATGCGCCGCGGTGGAGGAGGCCGCCCGGAGAGGGGGCGTGGAGGTTAGCGTGCCTTTTGTTCCCGGACGGGTGGATATCATCCAGGAAGACCTGGATGAGGAAAGCTGGAGATATATGGAGCCACTGGCCGATGCCTTTCGCAACTACCTGAGCCCCAGGGCCCCTCTTTCCCCGGAGGAGATGCTGGTGGACAAGGCCGAGCTTCTCTCCCTTACCGTACCAGAGACGGTGGTTCTCCTCGGCGGGCTACGGGTGCTTAAGACCAATTGGGATGGATCTTCCCACGGCGTCTTTACCGAGCGTCCCGGGGTGCTAACCAATGACTTTTTGGTGAATCTTCTGGATATGGACATAGTCTGGAAACCGACAGACGAAAGCCGGAGCCTTTTTGAGGGCTATGATCGCCTCACCGGGAAGCTGCGTTTTACTGCCACCCGTGTTGATCTCCTTTTCGGACACCACTCAGAGCTCAGGGCTGTGGCCGAGGCCTACGCCGCCGACGACGGTGGAGAGAAGTTTTTAAAGGACTTTGCAGCCGCCTGGGCCAAAGTCATGAACCTGGATCGCTTTAACCTTAAAGTCTAA
- a CDS encoding helicase-related protein, with protein sequence MLTWGSIVRFRKRDWVLLPSPQENVIALRPLTGATDETVLVHQQLANLLGYSFPEERIFPSSFPPPSPDEVSDALGTHLLWQAARLLLRDGAAPFRSLGRISIRPRVYQFVPLLMALRLDPVRLFIADDVGVGKTIEALLIARELIDRGEVSRLAVLCPPYLCDQWEKELREKFNLEAVTVQTSTIGRLDRLKPRHKSIYEYFPYLVISIDWVKTERNKYQFLQFCPELVIVDEVHGAADTAGRNRAQQLRHQLLREIADDEKRHLILLTATPHSGVEEAFRSLLGLLRPEFQDWNLGSLTEEQRKLLAKHFVQRTRKDIESIWEADRCFPERISLERTYRLSPVYWDLFRETYHYCTEIVKTGPGLEDRRTRVRYWGALALLRCVMSSPAAAVAALEARRSAKDNSLTEPEDSSVEDEAYQGFVYESADQMVEDETPVPPIEESEKYLLESERRRLKKLEKLARKLLNSPEDTKLKKCLEEVKNLLSEGFYPVIWCRYVATAEYVAKALEDVLPREVQVVCLTGRVPEEERRFKIENLDPDKPRVLVATDCLSEGINLQEKFNAVIHYDLPWNPNRLEQREGRVDRYGQKLSPQVKAILLYGEDNPVDGAVIKVLLEKAREIYKTLGTHVPVPEESESVMQAVINALFLKGKGEDLRQKELFDYASLPPVREFHQKWDLSRERERINRTRFAQRALKPEEVKRELEATDEVLGDPEAVKNFVLSAAKRLGLDLRPDPKEEDVFLVNLTPEALSLLPEAIRAELPREKERFWRISFVSPTPQGAEYIGRNHRLVTAMARFLFEEALTKGPEARAPRGGVIRTSLVNRLTALLLLRVRYLLEIPQKSPLLAEEVMVEGFTLGQNELLGSQKALDLLLKAKPEGNVPLPEKKELLSLVLEELEPWSSREDNRPLQKALKAKILSRAKELEESHKRIRRAVSLRIKELKVRPQWPPDLLGLLILQPMVRG encoded by the coding sequence ATGCTTACCTGGGGCTCGATCGTACGATTTAGAAAAAGGGACTGGGTACTCCTTCCCAGCCCTCAAGAAAATGTTATCGCCTTACGGCCTCTTACCGGAGCCACCGACGAAACAGTCTTGGTGCATCAGCAACTAGCCAATCTTCTGGGATACAGCTTCCCTGAGGAGAGAATTTTCCCCTCTTCCTTCCCTCCCCCTTCTCCTGATGAAGTTTCAGACGCCTTGGGAACCCATCTTCTCTGGCAAGCAGCCCGGCTGCTTCTGCGCGACGGCGCGGCCCCTTTTCGTTCCCTGGGGCGGATCTCCATCCGGCCCCGGGTCTATCAGTTTGTTCCCCTGCTCATGGCTCTTCGCCTTGATCCGGTAAGGCTTTTCATCGCCGACGACGTAGGAGTGGGAAAGACTATCGAAGCTTTACTCATTGCCAGAGAGCTTATTGATCGCGGCGAGGTTTCCCGCCTGGCGGTCCTCTGCCCACCTTACCTTTGCGATCAATGGGAAAAAGAGCTAAGAGAAAAATTCAACCTTGAAGCCGTAACCGTACAAACGAGCACCATTGGGCGGTTGGATCGCCTAAAGCCCCGCCACAAAAGCATTTACGAATATTTCCCCTATCTGGTGATCAGTATTGACTGGGTTAAAACCGAGCGAAACAAGTATCAATTTCTCCAGTTCTGTCCCGAGCTGGTCATTGTGGACGAAGTTCATGGGGCGGCGGACACCGCAGGGCGCAACCGCGCCCAGCAATTAAGGCACCAGCTACTAAGAGAGATCGCCGACGACGAAAAAAGACACCTCATCTTGCTTACTGCCACCCCGCACAGCGGTGTAGAGGAGGCCTTCCGCTCTTTGCTTGGCCTGCTCCGGCCGGAATTCCAAGACTGGAACCTGGGATCGCTCACCGAAGAGCAGCGTAAACTCCTGGCCAAACATTTCGTCCAGCGCACGCGGAAAGATATCGAAAGTATCTGGGAGGCTGACCGCTGTTTCCCTGAGAGGATATCCCTGGAACGGACTTATAGACTCTCCCCGGTGTATTGGGATCTCTTTCGCGAGACCTATCATTACTGCACCGAAATAGTCAAAACCGGCCCGGGTCTGGAGGACCGCAGGACCCGCGTTCGTTATTGGGGAGCCCTGGCCCTTTTGCGCTGTGTGATGTCAAGCCCGGCTGCCGCCGTAGCCGCTCTTGAGGCTCGCCGCTCCGCCAAAGACAACTCCTTAACCGAGCCGGAGGACTCTTCTGTCGAAGACGAGGCCTATCAAGGCTTTGTTTATGAAAGTGCCGACCAGATGGTGGAAGACGAAACCCCTGTGCCCCCTATTGAGGAAAGCGAAAAATACCTTCTTGAAAGCGAACGCCGCCGCTTGAAAAAACTCGAAAAACTGGCCCGAAAGCTCCTTAATTCCCCCGAAGACACCAAGCTTAAGAAATGTCTTGAGGAAGTTAAAAATCTCCTTTCCGAAGGGTTTTATCCCGTTATCTGGTGTCGTTACGTGGCCACGGCAGAATATGTGGCCAAGGCCCTGGAGGATGTTCTCCCCCGGGAGGTGCAGGTCGTTTGTCTCACCGGGCGTGTCCCTGAAGAAGAAAGACGCTTTAAAATCGAAAACCTTGATCCTGATAAACCCCGGGTTTTAGTGGCCACGGATTGTCTCTCTGAAGGCATAAACCTGCAGGAGAAGTTTAACGCCGTAATCCATTACGATCTTCCCTGGAACCCCAACCGCTTAGAACAGCGCGAAGGCCGGGTAGATCGTTACGGGCAAAAGCTTTCTCCCCAAGTTAAGGCCATTCTTCTTTACGGTGAAGACAACCCGGTAGATGGAGCGGTGATCAAGGTCCTCCTTGAAAAGGCCCGGGAAATCTACAAGACCCTGGGCACTCACGTCCCCGTGCCTGAAGAGAGCGAATCCGTAATGCAGGCGGTCATAAACGCCCTCTTTCTCAAGGGAAAAGGCGAGGATCTACGTCAAAAAGAGCTCTTTGATTATGCCTCCCTTCCGCCGGTCAGGGAGTTTCATCAAAAATGGGATTTGAGCCGGGAGCGGGAGCGTATAAACCGCACCCGGTTCGCCCAACGGGCCTTAAAGCCCGAAGAAGTAAAACGTGAGCTTGAAGCCACCGACGAAGTCCTTGGCGATCCAGAGGCGGTCAAAAACTTTGTCCTCTCGGCGGCTAAGCGGCTGGGGCTTGATCTCCGGCCTGACCCTAAGGAAGAAGACGTCTTTCTGGTAAACCTTACCCCGGAGGCCTTAAGCCTCCTCCCGGAAGCCATCCGGGCCGAACTTCCCCGAGAGAAAGAGCGCTTTTGGCGGATCAGTTTTGTCTCGCCCACCCCACAGGGCGCGGAGTATATAGGGCGCAACCACCGTCTGGTGACCGCTATGGCCCGTTTCCTTTTTGAAGAAGCCCTCACCAAAGGGCCAGAAGCCCGCGCTCCCCGGGGCGGAGTAATCCGCACCAGTCTCGTCAACCGCTTAACGGCCCTTCTGCTTCTAAGGGTAAGGTATCTGTTGGAGATCCCCCAAAAGAGCCCGCTCCTTGCCGAAGAAGTGATGGTGGAGGGCTTTACCCTTGGCCAAAACGAGCTTCTCGGCTCCCAAAAAGCCCTTGATCTTCTTCTCAAGGCCAAACCCGAGGGCAACGTTCCTCTGCCGGAGAAAAAAGAACTCCTTTCTTTGGTGTTAGAAGAGCTTGAACCCTGGTCTTCCAGGGAGGATAACCGCCCCCTGCAAAAGGCTCTCAAGGCAAAGATTCTTTCCC